TGCAGGAGTCATTCTGCAGATGAATAGCGGACATTCCTGGTGGTTAGCCCTGCCGGGTGCCCTGCTTGTTGTCACATCCGCTGCAGGAGTCTGTCCTGCCTACATTCCCTTTAAATTAAGTACTAAGAAAAAAG
This window of the Oceanispirochaeta sp. genome carries:
- a CDS encoding DUF2892 domain-containing protein → MKNMGSLDRVIRLILGVVLVVAGVILQMNSGHSWWLALPGALLVVTSAAGVCPAYIPFKLSTKKKD